The genome window TTGGGAAGTGTCTTGTTCCACGTGTGTAAATCTACATTGGATTTGAGAGAAATGATTTTATTCAACTAGTAGTTGTTTCGTATCTTGATGACTAAATCATATGCAGTTTTTAATCCAAATGGCAACTGATATTCATTGAATACCTTCAGCTTACACTTGTAACACATGTGTACATTGTGTTTAGCTGAGGTATGGCGGATAGTTAACTGCTATAGCTAACTGTGTAAACTGGAGTAGTCAGTATGTCATAACTGTTGAATTTATGATAAATGGTTGGTAAGTTAAATGTTGTTATCAGTtgccaaaacaaagaaattgaCTTTAACCATATGAGTACACTATCAAGTCTCTTATGTGTgattgactgaaaaaaacaacctatgtttgacattttttaaaagcttatATTGTGTGCGCTCAGTCTGTCTTAAAAGATTAAACCGAAAGGTGTTTGCAGTTTACTTTCACTGCACGACACATGCTTTTATGATTAGATAAACTACAGCATTGCGTTGGCGAAAAGCCCTGTCTGTTTGGTTGCGGCCTTGGTTAAAGATCCTGTCACGGCCTGTCTGCTCGGCAGTATGAAGTTAAGTTGATagtctggttttgttgccttGGCTCTGGTAAATGTAGTTCCAACATTAGTGGCCTAAAGGACACAGTGGAAGTTATGTCCCAGTCAGCTCAGCTCCTTTGCTTTAATGAGTCATTGAATGTTGTTATAAATAACAGCATACATGTAATGAAACTGTTTTGGAAAAGAACAACTGAAAGATGTGTAAATagtttggcttttgtttgtttgaagaacaaaataaatactgaataaataGCATTTAGCAGTGACTGACTGAGTGTTTTTATTACTAATATGTATTAtctatgaagtgtgtgtgtgtgtgtgtgtgtgtgtgtgtgtgtgtgtgttgaaaggAGTGTGCGTCATCGATGACTGTGGCCACTGTGGCTGACATGTACGAGGATGAGCTCTCTCCTTGAGCGCCACACCGTCACGAGCGGAAACTCTCGCGATAGTTCGGAACACATGGCCGCCCTCAGTGTTTACAACTTCCCGTGATGAACTGGAGAATGCAAACATAAAGTCCCGACGAAGAAGGACGTCGAATAGTTTCGCAGGCTGTCCATGCTCTCCGGCTTTAGCTGAGACTTTGACACCGTCGAGGAGGAGAGTGTTTACAGCCGAACAGCGAGCAGAAACAAAAGGCCAGGCAAACCACAACACAGGTAGGTAGCATCCGACTATTAGCAACGGCTAATGCTAACTCGGGGTGATGGCTGTCTCTGTCGTGGAGCGGCGGTTAAAGAAAATTGAAGCATTTTGCTTTGTTCGCCACTGTAGTTTGATTAATAAAATGACCGCAGTTCAGGGAGTGAAGCATGTAACTCGTTAACGTTAACTTAGCgaaatcaaaatgaatgctAGTTTGGAGTGGTTGGCACGTCACGGCTAGCTACAGGTGTCTGTGGGGTGTTTTGCGTGTTCAGTTTGGCTGCAGTTATTTATTCCTCCAGATGATAAACATCTCTAAATTATCGGGTGTGTTAAGGCTTCTGCAGAagtgctcttgtgtttttgcattgtttttgtcGTGCGTTTTCCATTGTCTTTGTCTCACCTTCCCTGTCCCTTTCCCTCATCTTTGCTTGTTTTCTAGGCTAGTGggtgctgtgatgtcatctacCCCCAGCAGACTCAAACACCCACACTGCAGAAAGAAGCACTATCCCAGTAGCACTTACCTCACCCACGTCTGACAGCCAATCACCGGACACAAGGCACTCAGACGCCAGGTAAAGGGCTTGACAGGGGGAATTGATACACATAGATGTCTGATTCAGCTGGAGGTGGTGAAGGTGGTGGTGCAGCAGGCGTGGGGCAGGATGCAGAAGCAGACAACGAGCCTCCTCACCAGGCGCCGCCTTTACCTGGAGGTGACAGCATAGAGGTAGGGGAGACTTCGGAGGAAGGGGCACCTCCATCTGCCAAGCGGCCCAGGATGAGCGAGGAAGAGgaccaggaggagcaggggcTGGATCTGGCTGCAACGCCCGTCAAGATGCACGGAGAAACGACGGCACAGGATGACTTGCTGCAGGAAGACGCAGCCCCACCAGCACAAAGTACAGCATTTCTGGTTGCATGTCTCACAATAAACAtaagaaaagtggaaaaaaacatctgctcatGTAATATAACATTTTGGGATTGTGATACAGGATTATCGCTAAGGTTGTTAATGTAATAACCTGCACAAATGTACTCTTTAATGCCAGGAACTGGAGAGTTACTTCAATGTGAGAAGGAAAGTGAATTGGAAGAAGTGCCTGTCGGTGGGGGAAGTGAAGAAGAATGCCATCAGAATGGAAATGGAGGGCTTGAGGCCACCTTAGAAGAAGGAGAGACGAAAACAGAGCAAGAGCACAACAGTGACAGATCTGCAGACAGCCCCAGTGAAGGACAGCAGTAAGTGGTGGAAGGAGTCGGGTTTATTTTTAGCCTCTGTTTCCACATAACTTGGGGTAAAGATACAGTAGTCACACCATGAAGTGAGCTATTTTAAGCAGGATTTTGTGGGGGCGGCGGGTGGTTACACACATATGTGTCTGAAATTGAGTAAGAATATTATGTAGAGCTGAGACATTTATCTGAAGTGTTTATTGGATAAAAGACAATTAGTAGCCTACTACTTTGACAATCATTTTCAAGCAATATGGTCACATTTTTGCTGtctccagcttctgaaatgtgatgcttttctttgacaCTTGGCCATGATGAATCTAGAGTTAAATGATTTTTGGCCAAAAGAAGTCATCTTAAGACATTGCTTCTGCCTCTaggacatttttcagcttttaaagatggaacgattaatcgattaattgtgCCCTTATATTTATGCATGTAATGCTGAGCAAGAGGTTCTGGTAATTGCAAGTTGACTATGTTACAAATCAGTAAAATAAGTCAATGTGTGGGGAACCACTGAACTAGACCACAGACCCCAATTTAAGACATTTTGCCTCCATCTAATAAAATTTGTGCTTTggatgttttattacagaaagtGTACGAAACCTACGACCAAAAATGTCATACGTTCTGTCATTGAATTATAAAAGAGATTCCAGTTTTTACTGGGGATTCCCCTCAAAGCCACTCAAGGACCCCTCAGAGTCCCTGGAACAAACTTTGATAACCATATAACATTTTGGAtacatgattttgattttagtaATTAATAATTCTTGTGCAGCATAATCTAATCCACTCGGCATCACTAATGTCTTGAGCACACTACACAACATTCAGAGTTGTCTGATCGCTGTCTTCCAGTCATGGTTTCCAGACTACATGACTGATCAGCGGCAAGGGGTCTCACACACGCTATAAGATGACACATGCGAGACTACACTGGAATGATGATCCAAACAATCCaagctgtttgtgtgctgattcgcagcaaagaaaaagcaaataatATGGATGACAGGATGGATTATGATGCCTGGAACGAATGATTGCCTGCTTGTGTTGTGGTTCAGCAAAGATTCTTGGTTATACATATGGAGAggcttgtgtgtatgtattctGATGGAAACTATTGGCTATTATTGCGCCCGTTCCATTTACAGAGATGCCAGATGAGACACAGTTCAGAGAGTTGCTGTGGATGACAGtagaggagaggggggaaaaaggagtACAGGACCAGCTCTTCCTGGGTCTCTGACTTATCAGCAATTCAGCTAGATATTTATCCTGCTAAGATATCCAGCAAGTGTTGGGAAGCTGTCCACGAGCTCCTGGATTGGGTCTCTGAACAGTTTTGTGCCGGCGTCCTCCAAAAACTGTCTGCTATGTCAAGATGAGTGTTAGACGTTGCTCTGCCTCGGTCTGCGCATTTTAAAACCCCTCATTTTGAAGTGGGGCAGCGAAAAGCACAACAGCATTAAGTGATTAAATATGTAATACTATAAAGCCATCACAATGGCTAAATTTGGACACGACACAGGATGAAAAACAATGGTGTTAACCTGTAGAGGTGTGAAATGTAGTCATCAAACCTCTCCACTGTAAATGGAGCAGCTCAGTCTTTGCCAATGAAACGGTATAACCACAATAGTTTTTCCTGTCCGGCTTTGTGAAAGTTGACACCATGGTTTATTTACAGCAACAGTTTGTCCCGTGTTAGGAAAATCCATCAGGTGATTCAATTCAACAAATTATAAGCAGGACTGCATGTCACAAGTCaatgtttgtggttgtgttCTTTCTGATGACTTAATGCCATCAGTATTGGTAAGATGGGAAAAATCTGTCTTACACTTGTTGTATAATAATCATTGAATTCCTATCTTTAAACTCATTAACGTGACACTTCACCATCTCTTTATCTTGCTTTCAGCCTTGGCCTAGATTTTACACAGAACCCCCAGATGCTGACTGGTTCCTGGACTGAATACTCTAGCCTTCCAGAGAATTACCTCAAAGGCTGCAAATGGTAATCGCTTCTAAAATAAActtgacacacaaaacaccatgGGGATGAGGTTTTGAAGGTgccgagtaaaaaaaaaaccaaaaaactttAACATCGTTATTTAATTTGGGAGGCATTAGTATGATtaccataaataaataaaaccattacACTTGTACATTTACAGCTCAGGGACAGATATCGACATCCTGAATTACTGAGATGTGATGttctttcagtgaaaatgaagttAGGAAAACAACTTCCAGCATGTTTGTCATTCTCAGGATTTAGTGGGAACACTAGTGCAGACAGTACATTTGATATATTAGGCAGCTAGTAACATCTTAATCCCATGGTCAGGGTAAATTAGTATCTCAGTCAAGTCCAATTATGATATTTTTGTGTAATAAAAGAATGCTATTAATGGTCAATTTAATCCAAAGTGCCTCTGTATTATAGAACCAACCTGTGTACATGTTGTTCTCAGTTCAATGCTGCTGATGCTCCACCATGTCTTTCCCTTCTCTTCTGAACTAGGGCCCCTGATGGCTCCTGCATCCTGACCAACAGTGCAGACAATGTGCTCCGTGTGTACAACCTCCCTCCAGAGATTTACAGCTACAACTGGGATTTGCTTCCTGAGATGGTGAGCGCACAGATAACTTACCATCATGTTTGTGGAGAGGATAGAAAAAGTAGCTGTCAAAGTGAGTGTTGGCCACATGCAGAAAACCTTAACTTTGTGTTGTGCAAGTTGAAATTACATGAGCAGACATTTTTATGGAAATCAGTTTGTAAAGGTTCTTGCACTGAGTCATGCAGTACTTAAAGACTTGGATTATAAACTCTTGACATGTAAAGAACCCCACCCACTGTCCATCCCCTGAGCTAATTTTGTTGACGTGATGTTTTGGTGCTCAGACCTTGGAAGGTCCTCAGAGACTGTATGTTATTAAAGTGATGAAccttgcttttcttttaattcaaaGTTGTCAAAGTCAATTATAAACAGGAAAGGTTTTACCTCACCTTTATCCGTCTTTGTGGCTTTTCATTTGGAAAAGCCATAATAAAGAATTTTGTCGTTCTCAAAACTTGGGTATGATTGAGAAAGTTGAATTCGGTAAAATGGTATTGGATGAGTGTACGTTACTACAGGTCTGAAGAATGGATTgatgttgaaaagaaaatcatttaacattttcagagtttggttacagtttattttattgagcaaacacacagagaacacaattTACTTGTGATTCAgtcccattcattctttttaCTAGTAGAAGTCGATAAAAGTGTTGAAACACAATAATTCCCACCCCCAACCTACTTTGAAATTTAGAGCTAGCGATAACATATCAGAGTTAGAAGCCATCAACGTTGTGACTGCAAATGCAAATAATCCCAATGTTCATGTATTTATAAGagtattttatttctttcctgTCCAGCCATATTTCCAGTAAAGAGAGAGTCATCAGCCTATTGTGTATTATCTGACCTTTTTATACAATGACGGTCAGTTATCTGTCGTTGAACATGATTTCTGCCTGTATGTTCTGTTGTGATCAACTaagaacaaatgaacaaaacattggAATCAATTTAAAGCAGCAGCTTGAGAAAATATATTACTAAGGATTTAACAGTTGGACTAAAACAGGCCTTCTGTCATTTAGGTTTTGGGAAATATCAAGCGGGGAGCCAATCTCTTAATTGTATTACAAGCTGGTAGATTGGGATGACTGAACAAAAGTAATTGAAATATAATCCGTTTTCCTCCATTACAGAGATCTCAGACCGTTCGTGAATAAGGTAGAAAATTGTGGTTTGATTGCTCCATTTCTCTAATGGTGCCACTGGCTTTTGATATTGTATTTTACTACAAGGAATATGTGATATTGTTTTCTAGCCCCATATTCAGTACAGTTGATGGATCCCATCAGTCTTTACATTGTGTAAATACAGCACGTTTCCGCCCATACACTCCTGACTGTCTCCTTTCTTGTGTTCTGTGGCAGAGTCCAGTGCTGAGGATGGCAGAGGGAGACACTATCTACGACTACTGCTGGTACCCCAAGATGACCTCTCTTGACCCGGACACATGCTTGTGAGTTCAACTCGATCTTTGCCAGAGCACGCCTTGAGTCTGAGCTCTTAACAGCCGGATAGATGAGACATTTAAAGTTCACTTTGAAGGTCAAGCTGCCAGATGGTGAAGGATGAATGCACAGAAAAGGTACTCTGTTGTTTATAGAGGCTGGTGTCAGTCCGTGATTAGTGTTAGCCTCGATCTTCGAtagtttaagtgtgtgtgagcaaggCCATTTTCAGACTGCTAGCCATGATAATTTTTTTTGAACATCTAGATAGTATCCACATTGATTTTGAGTAAGTCTGGATGCCAGAAAACATGTGAAATGGCATTTTTGCAAATTGAATCCAAGATTGGAGGTGGTCTGAAACTCAAATCGGATTTCTATAGATTTACCTCAGTTCATGCACTCAACCCGGAGTGACGTCAGtacatcagagcagctgagcaaGATCCATACTGCTACTAGCAGAGTTTGTCTGCTGCTACAGAGGAGTTCTGCACTGCGACTTGCCAGCTCAATTGTTGCAAGGATAAAGGATGTCCATTTCTCATACTTCCCCATTGGGAAGCCGCATCACcaatgtatgtttatttatggaTGAGCAATATCGTTGCCACGTAACTCAGAAACCCAATGTGAAATTACAGTGGGTGCAGTGTTTCTTAAAGatctcatttgaaaaacaatgtgatttgAACAAAGTCAAAGATTTGCTGTGTTCTTGCGCCTGTCTAATCGACCATCCGTATATAGAAGATACTGTTGTGTGCTAGTGACTCATTCTTTGATCCCTGTGGTATTTGCACTCGTAGTGGGAGCCCTCTGCCAGCGTTGAGAGAAGCTGTAAAAGCCTTGTCATGTCTCTCATTATGAGTGAGGAGTTGGCCTTCTTCttgcctccctctgcctccgTCGCAATCCGCTCGGCTGTTTGAGACCCACAGTGCTTTTCCAGCATGATTCAGCCCACTAATGGCTCCCCCGAATCCTAAAGGGCCTCATGATTCCCTGACTTGGGgcttctcttttcatctcactCTCTCATTTTTgccgtgtgtgtgcaggcgtgCACTCTCacaggttttttaaaatgtggtcaTTATGACATCACTGCATGTTTGTGCGCGCGCTGTGAAGCGCAGCCAACATCAGTAACACCCAGCCGTCACGGTGGAGAATGCGAATCGTCTGTGTTGAGAGAGGTAGGGCCGCGCTAACGAGCTGAGGTCAAGTTGCCAACAGTTTTCACAGCATATATACCTCCTCCCCCAGCTCCCATCATCCACCACTTACAGCTTCCACCCTCCGACAGATCCCTCTGATCAAGGCCCAGCGTTGGCACCACTCCACCTCACCAGCAGACAGCCTTCACTGTGTAAGAGGCGGGGGGTGTAGGTCAGCGGCTGCATGTCCAAAGATGGGAGTTGTGTAAACGGCAAAATGATCAACAAATGACTCATGTGGACAATGAACCACTTAAGAGGCCTGTGCCAAAGCCCTGCATAGACCTGTCTGTCATGAGGACAATTTGCCAGTTGGAGATGCCGACAGGAATACTTCATCTTATTCAGATCACTGCCGTATatcagagaggagctcctgCAGGGCACAGCCAGGTGGTCGGACAAGCTCAGAGTTAATTGTTCAAAGACGAGGCAGCCAGATAAAAGGTTATGGTTGTGATTATTAATCGCATCTACACCAAACCTGTTTTTCTAGTGACTTTCtgtcttcccccccccccctctcctttcACATCTACCATTTTGTTTCTCATTCCTCCCCCTGCGCTCCTTGAACTCTCCATCTGCCAAAAGCGGCGTGCTGTTGATGCCCCTCCTGTAGAGAGGGAATAAGGGCCCCTGTTATGGCTCGGTTAAGTTGCGCTGAGTTCTAGGCATTGCTCCAAGCTAGCAGCAGTCTAGCATTATAATTGGGCATTTCCCTGCTCTGGAATAAAGCTGCGGCTCAGAGGGGCCATAACAGAACACGGCAGCAGCGGTAGGGGCTAATTTCCTTTGTCTAATTGAGCCGCAGTGATGTTTCGGCATTTGTTCAGCGCCCAGTAATTAGAGTTAAAAAGGCATGGCTCAGTCTTTGGCCCTGATTTGAATCAATAAGAATGTTCTGTGGTCTCGTCTCTATAATGAGGCATAGCACAATGCCgtgtatttgttttgatgtattgaTACATTCAGGGGGATGTGGTGCAGTAgacaagaaaatgaatcaaacaagattttttttttgagtcataCATAATGCATATTACAAAAGAATCCCAGCTTATTTTATTTGAATCTGTTGTGTGTACACTTTGAGATGCAGGTACaacttttttattccactggTGTCTTTGGTTTTCATATCATAAACAAACATTGATTGTCACACTATGTTCATTCCCTGCACGCTAAAtatgctcgtgtgtgtgtgtgtgtgtgtatgtgtgtaaagtAAAATGAGTTATTTCTGAATCGCaagctgtaaagaaaaaatgcCCTCGGGGAATATTGAAGATTGACTCCATTAAGTTTGTCACGATTTTCACCCTTGTTTAATAATTTGGATCATCCACTCTCTATTCCCTGTTGTCTCTCAGCATTTTCCCATATGTCTTAATAACACGCTGTCTCTTTGCCATTCTACTTGTCTGGCCTCCCTTACTGCAGTCTAGCCAGCAGTAGCCGCGACAACCCAGTCCATGTGTGGGACGCATTTTATGGGGAAGTGCGAGCCAGTTTCCGGCCCTACAATCATCTGGACGAGTTGACAGCAGCCCACTCCCTCTGCTTCTCGCCCGATGGAACACAGCTCTACTGTGGCTTTGACAAAACTGTCCGGGTCTTCTACACTGACCGCCCTGGAAGAGACTGTGAGGAGCGGCCCACTATAGGTCAGTTTGTAACTGCgt of Acanthopagrus latus isolate v.2019 chromosome 10, fAcaLat1.1, whole genome shotgun sequence contains these proteins:
- the wrap53 gene encoding telomerase Cajal body protein 1, producing MSDSAGGGEGGGAAGVGQDAEADNEPPHQAPPLPGGDSIEVGETSEEGAPPSAKRPRMSEEEDQEEQGLDLAATPVKMHGETTAQDDLLQEDAAPPAQRTGELLQCEKESELEEVPVGGGSEEECHQNGNGGLEATLEEGETKTEQEHNSDRSADSPSEGQHLGLDFTQNPQMLTGSWTEYSSLPENYLKGCKWAPDGSCILTNSADNVLRVYNLPPEIYSYNWDLLPEMSPVLRMAEGDTIYDYCWYPKMTSLDPDTCFLASSSRDNPVHVWDAFYGEVRASFRPYNHLDELTAAHSLCFSPDGTQLYCGFDKTVRVFYTDRPGRDCEERPTIVKKQGQSGIISCFGFSPCQSVYACGSYSRCAGLYSCQDGTLLALLPTRHHGGLTHLLFSPDGNYLYTGGRKDPEILCWDLREPGKVVFSLKRNVATNQRIYFDLDLSGRYLLSGDTEGVVSVWDTQTAPPDVNEELLQPQLRFQAHWDCTNGISIHPFMPLLATSSGQRQFPWPTDSEGDSASDGEGGEAVMSPQETRQDNTLSLWWAGPLGPATEGGQEQSAAVAEA